In one Macaca nemestrina isolate mMacNem1 chromosome 2, mMacNem.hap1, whole genome shotgun sequence genomic region, the following are encoded:
- the LOC105469940 gene encoding ras-related protein M-Ras isoform X3 — protein MREQYMRTGDGFLIVYSVTDKASFEHVDRFHQLILRVKDRESFPMILVANKVDLMHLRKITREQGKEMATKHNIPYIETSAKDPPLNVDKAFHDLVRVIRQQIPEKSQKKKKKTKWRGDRATGTHKLQCVIL, from the exons ATGCGGGAGCAGTACATGCGCACGGGGGATGGCTTCCTCATCGTCTACTCCGTCACCGACAAGGCCAGCTTCGAGCACGTGGACCGTTTCCACCAGCTCATCCTGCGTGTCAAAGACAG GGAGTCATTCCCGATGATCCTCGTGGCCAACAAGGTCGATTTGATGCACTTAAGGAAAATCACCAGGgagcaaggaaaagaaatggcGACCAAACACAAT ATTCCGTACATAGAAACCAGTGCCAAGGACCCACCTCTCAATGTCGACAAAGCCTTCCATGACCTCGTGAGAGTAATTAG GCAACAGATTCCGGAAAAAagccagaagaagaagaagaaaaccaaatgGCGGGGAGACCGGGCCACAGGCACCCACAAACTGCAATGTGTGATCTTGTGA